Proteins from a single region of Acanthochromis polyacanthus isolate Apoly-LR-REF ecotype Palm Island chromosome 11, KAUST_Apoly_ChrSc, whole genome shotgun sequence:
- the LOC110964836 gene encoding tetranectin-like: protein MELRGVCVLLGLLLLINCSFQQNPVRRKPVKKEAAKDTALEELQKQVNDIIQELNLLKEQQALQTVCLKGIKIHSKCFLAEPLKKRYHTASEDCNSLGGVLGTPASSDENDQLRDYIRQSIGPDAQVWLGINDLMTEGTWVDQTGSSITYKNWDTSNYRSPEPDGAMSQNCGVLSVASKGKWFDENCRDEKPSVCQFNIV, encoded by the exons ATGGAGCTCAGAggagtgtgtgtgctgctgggaCTTCTGCTGCTCATTAACTGCTCATTTCAGCAGAATCCAGTGAGGAGGAAACCAGTGAAGAAAG AAGCAGCAAAGGATACAGCCCTAGAGGAGCTACAGAAACAGGTTAATGACATCATCCAAGAGCTCAACCTACTGAAGGAACAGCAGGCTCTGCAAACAG tttgtttaaaaGGCATAAAGATCCACAGCAAGTGTTTCTTGGCTGAACCTCTCAAGAAACGTTATCATACAGCCAGTGAAGACTGCAACTCGCTAGGCGGAGTCCTCGGTACGCCCGCATCCAGTGATGAGAACGACCAGCTCAGAGACTACATCCGCCAGAGCATCGGCCCGGACGCGCAGGTCTGGTTGGGCATCAATGACCTGATGACAGAGGGCACCTGGGTGGACCAGACCGGCTCCAGCATCACATACAAGAACTGGGACACGTCCAACTACCGGTCCCCCGAGCCGGACGGCGCCATGTCCCAGAACTGTGGCGTCCTTTCTGTGGCCTCCAAAGGGAAGTGGTTTGATGAAAACTGTCGTGATGAGAAGCCGTCGGTCTGCCAGTTCAACATCGTTTGA